In Nostoc sp. CENA543, a single genomic region encodes these proteins:
- a CDS encoding esterase-like activity of phytase family protein, which produces MQFLKQIRRLPKIIYLFIALAIALVISGLFLINLESDVIEISSIEFIGEATLPKGLSFQKTPVGGLSGITYDPKTDLYYAISDDRGQKAPARFYTFKIDLNQGRLQDNSVKTVGVTTLLNNQNQPFASGTTDTEGIAVTQDETVYISSEGDVEQSIPPFIQEFDLATGKVQRSLPIPTKFLPNKKSQQGIRNNLAFESLTITPNNKYLFTATENALIQDGVIAAPNIGTPCRILQYNLANGQPQQEFLYQTEPVTSFFNPTGRFVSGLPDLLALDNHNHFLSIERSFTGLGFTVFLFQVSLTTADNIQNIDSLLTSNAQNMQAAQKKLLLDLRTLDVALDNIEGLTLGTKLADREQLLILVSDNNFNSIQRTQFLAFKLKFASPLMRLFRRILPQN; this is translated from the coding sequence ATGCAGTTTTTGAAGCAAATCCGGCGTTTACCGAAAATTATTTATTTATTCATAGCTTTGGCGATCGCGCTTGTAATTAGCGGGTTATTCTTAATTAATTTAGAATCAGATGTTATAGAAATTAGCAGTATAGAGTTTATTGGAGAAGCTACATTACCAAAAGGTTTATCCTTCCAAAAAACTCCAGTCGGTGGTTTATCTGGTATTACTTATGATCCTAAAACTGACCTTTACTATGCTATCTCTGATGATCGGGGACAAAAAGCACCAGCCCGATTTTACACTTTTAAAATCGATTTAAATCAAGGTCGTCTACAAGATAATAGTGTGAAAACGGTGGGTGTCACCACATTATTGAATAATCAGAATCAACCCTTTGCTTCAGGTACAACAGATACGGAAGGGATTGCTGTCACTCAAGATGAAACAGTATACATTTCTTCTGAAGGTGATGTAGAACAATCAATTCCACCATTTATTCAAGAATTTGACCTAGCTACCGGTAAAGTCCAGCGAAGTCTACCCATACCAACCAAATTTTTACCTAATAAAAAGAGTCAGCAAGGGATACGTAATAATTTAGCTTTTGAAAGTCTCACTATTACACCTAACAATAAATATTTATTTACAGCTACAGAAAATGCCCTGATTCAAGATGGTGTCATAGCTGCACCGAATATTGGTACACCTTGCCGAATTTTGCAATACAATCTTGCTAACGGACAACCCCAACAAGAGTTTCTTTATCAAACAGAACCTGTAACATCATTTTTTAATCCTACAGGTAGATTTGTTAGCGGATTACCAGATTTACTCGCCTTAGATAATCACAATCATTTTCTCAGTATAGAACGTTCTTTTACTGGTTTAGGGTTTACTGTTTTCTTATTTCAAGTCTCTTTAACAACAGCCGATAATATTCAAAATATAGACAGTCTCTTAACAAGCAATGCTCAAAATATGCAAGCAGCGCAGAAAAAACTGCTGTTAGATTTAAGAACTTTAGATGTCGCCCTAGATAATATAGAGGGCTTAACTCTAGGGACAAAACTCGCCGACAGAGAACAATTATTAATCCTAGTTAGTGATAATAATTTCAATTCTATCCAGCGCACACAATTTTTAGCCTTTAAGCTCAAATTTGCTTCACCACTTATGAGATTATTCCGCCGGATTCTTCCACAAAATTAA
- a CDS encoding serine/threonine-protein kinase has protein sequence MVNSKPEPDIYIGKFLNNRYLIIDLIGKGGMGRVYLAEDTAKGGKQVALKILTFNLATQNLSQRFGREIFIGAQLGRKSKHIVRVLSYGVIEHRNPFYVMEYLQGKNLKQLLKTQPLTTGKFLDICHQICLGLECAHQGITFKGEIYPVLHRDIKPENIFITKDSQQNEIVKILDFGIAKFLTERSGMTLTDSFIGSLPYCSPEHMEGRKLLDVRSDIYSLGVLMFEMLTSKHPFQPQSNSFGSWYQAHRLQIPPTFGEIDPQLKIHPELQDLVIKCLAKEPGDRPQNIQEILQVLERVKNKIAANIDNSDVWESLPTVQLIPVTSVSEKECLKKTWPKNKPIKAIGFPHLLPTSQGIIPTYWAMLPKQEIDQFINRSHSTEFIHKVTLYPMILWVAVLYDAQLSLIRWLSSFIDLRDNRGQKIIQLLADTGYYHLLFFALEDPHNCAQVMTLTLTAKQRQQLVDWLNLTQKSPATVSTTPEEAKANLKGEFEKIKLEIMQNLANNKQLDKFDLKNWLSQLIENFMQLFKNKNN, from the coding sequence ATGGTCAACTCCAAGCCAGAGCCAGATATTTATATTGGAAAATTTTTAAACAATCGCTATTTAATAATAGACTTGATTGGCAAAGGCGGTATGGGACGCGTTTATTTAGCTGAGGATACAGCTAAAGGTGGAAAACAAGTCGCATTAAAAATCCTCACATTCAATTTAGCGACTCAAAATTTGTCTCAACGCTTTGGTAGAGAAATTTTCATTGGCGCGCAATTAGGACGCAAAAGTAAACATATTGTCCGTGTCTTGAGTTACGGTGTGATTGAGCATAGAAATCCATTTTATGTCATGGAGTACCTTCAAGGTAAAAACCTCAAGCAACTCCTCAAAACTCAGCCGTTAACAACCGGAAAATTTCTAGATATTTGTCATCAGATTTGTTTAGGCTTAGAATGCGCCCATCAAGGTATTACCTTCAAAGGCGAGATTTATCCTGTTTTACATAGAGACATTAAGCCAGAAAACATATTTATTACTAAAGATAGTCAACAAAATGAGATTGTTAAAATTTTGGATTTTGGTATTGCTAAATTTTTAACAGAACGTAGTGGGATGACTCTAACCGATTCTTTTATCGGGAGTTTACCTTACTGTTCCCCAGAACATATGGAGGGACGCAAATTATTAGATGTCCGTTCTGATATTTATAGTTTGGGAGTGTTAATGTTTGAAATGTTAACTTCCAAACATCCCTTTCAACCACAAAGTAATTCTTTTGGCAGTTGGTATCAAGCTCATAGATTGCAAATACCGCCCACCTTTGGAGAAATCGATCCCCAATTAAAAATACATCCAGAATTACAAGATTTAGTAATTAAGTGTTTAGCGAAAGAACCAGGCGATCGCCCCCAAAATATTCAAGAAATTCTGCAAGTTTTAGAGCGAGTTAAAAACAAAATTGCCGCTAATATTGATAATAGTGACGTGTGGGAAAGTTTGCCCACAGTGCAGCTAATTCCTGTCACCTCTGTTTCTGAAAAGGAATGCTTAAAAAAAACCTGGCCAAAAAATAAACCCATTAAAGCCATTGGTTTTCCTCACTTGTTACCTACAAGCCAAGGTATTATTCCTACATATTGGGCTATGCTCCCCAAGCAGGAAATCGACCAATTCATCAATAGAAGTCACAGCACTGAATTTATTCATAAAGTGACCCTATACCCGATGATATTATGGGTAGCTGTGCTGTACGATGCTCAACTATCACTAATTCGGTGGCTATCATCTTTCATTGATTTGAGAGACAATAGAGGTCAAAAAATTATCCAATTGTTGGCAGATACAGGATACTATCACTTATTATTTTTTGCCCTAGAAGACCCACATAACTGCGCCCAAGTGATGACACTAACCCTGACTGCTAAACAAAGACAACAACTAGTAGACTGGTTAAATCTCACACAAAAATCTCCAGCGACAGTATCGACTACGCCAGAAGAAGCCAAAGCTAATCTGAAGGGAGAATTTGAAAAAATTAAGCTAGAAATTATGCAAAATCTAGCTAATAATAAACAACTTGATAAATTTGATTTAAAGAATTGGTTATCACAGTTAATCGAAAATTTCATGCAGTTATTCAAAAACAAAAACAACTAA